AACCGTCGCCGCTCCGGTCATCGCGCCGAGGTCGCCCAGCACCAGTCGCGGGTGGCGGGTGTTGGCCGCGATGACGTTCATAATAGGCTGGTTGGGTTTGCCAGCTTCGTAGATCTTGCAAGGCGGAAGCCGGATTCCCTCCTCATAGACATCGCGGGCTATGAGCTCATCCATCCGTCCGCCGACGTCGGAGACATGGGCCGCCGCCGCGTAATAGGCCACGATCTCGCCGCGATGGAAAATCGGCTTGATGACGTAGAAGTCGGGGAGATGACCGTGACAGATCCACGGGTCATTGGTGAAGAGCACGTCACCTGGCTTCAGTGTCTCAGCCGGGAACTGCTGCAGCATGGTCCGTGCTGCACTTGGCAGCGAACAAGTGAAGGCTGGAACACAGATCTGGGCCTGCGCAATCGAACGTGCCTGCCGGTCCAGCAGAATAACCGCATAATCCCTAGAGTCTGCAACAATAGTAGAAAATGCCGAATGGAGAAGCGCAACGTCAGCCTCATCCATGATCGAAATCAATCTATTCCAGAGAATTTGCAGATGAACGGGATCAATCGCCTCGCGTTCATCACTGACTACTTCAACATCATGTGTTTGAGCATAGGCCATTGATCAATCCGCAGCAAGATCCGGTAGCTTCCGTCCGGCTCAACTGTGGATCGATCAAGAAAAAGCGTCCAATTATAAATCGAGGCATTCGATATCAGAAAATGCGATGACTAAGCCGCATGCGCATATCGGCGGGTTTTTGGGCATTCCCGCGGCCTGCCGGCCGGCGCGTCGACCCGAACACCGCTAAATGACTGCCACTACACGAGGATATTTTTAGCCTTGCGGAACCGACCCGCATAATCTTTGGGCGCCACCAGGTCGCACCAAGGCAAACCAGCGGATTGAAACGATAGGGCACGGCACACCGATACCCGGACGAGGGTATGCCATGCGGTGCCATTGGAGCCATCTCTGCGCACCCGCCGCCCGGCCTGTCCAACTTTTCCCCAACCAAGCAATTGACAGCTACCCCGCCCCTTCCTTATATCGCATCCGCGTCGATGCGGTTGCATCGCTTTGGCGGAGTAGCTCAGCTGGTTAGAGCAGCGGAATCATAATCCGCGTGTCGGGGGTTCGAGTCCCTCCTCCGCTACCACCATTGCAGTGTTTGGCAGCTCGCCTGGTTTTCGGCGAGGCAGATTGAGCAGTTCTGCCAGTGCGCCGTTGACGGTGAGGTCAAATTTCCCACGCCCTTCGCGCGGCATGACTTCGATGCTTGTAACAAGCGACCGAATGGCATTAACCGCTTCCCTGCGATCATCTTCGTTGGAGTGCAGCGCCTCCTGCAATTCGGCGATCCTACGGCGATAAACCTCAATCGAAGCCGGATGCAATTCCACGACATCGCTGGCATCCAAAATCGCAGCCAGATCGGAGGCAAGGCGCTCCTTTTCCGCCTCCATCTCGATTAGTCGCGACTTCATGCCTGTCGTTGCAACACCATCGGCTATAGCGTCGATGATATTCGCAATTTGCCTTTCGAGATTGGCAAGCCGTTTACCGATCTGCTGCCGGTCATGCCGCATTCTCGTATTGAGGCGCTTCCTTTCGGCATGATACTCAACGAGGAATTCAGCAATCGCATCGGGAGCGAGTAGCCGCTGCTTGATGCCTTCAAGCACACGGCGTTCGAGGTCGGGCACACGGACAGTGCGGTTGTTCGTGCAAGTTCCCCGTTCCCTATGCGCTGTGCAGGCGAGTTGATCCTGCGACTTGATGGTGTAGGTAGCGCCACAGCAACCGCATCGCACAAGACCGGAGAACATGTGCTTCGGCCTTCGACGTTTATGAAGCCGGGTTCCACCATAGAGCTTCTTTCGTGCCTGGGCGGCGTTCCACAATTCGTCGCTGACAATGCGAAGATGGGATGCCTCCACCACCTGCCATTGTTCCGGCGGGTTCGGGCGGGAGACGCGCTTACCGGTCTGCGGGTCCTTGACCATCTGAATGCGATTGAAGACCAGGAGTCCGATATAGGCCTCGTTGTAGAGTATGCCGCTGCGACGCTTGAGATTGCCATTGATTGTCGAGGCTCCCCATTCTCGACCGAATGGTGAGGGAATACCGTCGCGGTTCAAGCCGGCAGCGATAGTCCGGGCAGAACGCCCCGAAGCAAATTCCTGGAAGATACGGAGAATGACATCGGCCTGCTCTTCGTCCACTTGACGAAGGCCTCTGATGGGCTCCCCTCGCTCGTCGAGCTTCTTGACCACACGATATCCGTAGGACAGGCCTCCGGCGGAGTATCCGTTGATGACGCGGCCGGACTGGCCGCGCCTTATCTTGGCAGCGAGGTCACGCAGGAAGAGAGCGTTCATAGTGCCTTTTAGGCCGACATGCAGCTCGTCGACCGTTCCCTCCGAGAGGGTAACGATGCGAACGCCAGCGAAGCGAAGCCGTTTGAACAGTGCCGCGATGTCTTCCTGATCGCGGGACAGCCTGTCGAGTGCTTCGGCCAGAACCACGTCGAAGCGCGCATCCTGAGCATCTACGAGAAGCGTCTTTATCCCCGGTCGAAGGATCATGCTCGCGCCGGAAACTGCGGCGTCGGTATAGTTTTCCACGATCTGCCAGCCTTCACGCTCCGCACGCTCACGGCACAGCCGCAATTGATCCTCTATCGAGGCCTCCCGCTGATTATCGGAGGAATAGCGGGCATAAAGCACAGCGCGGGTCATGGCAGTTCCTTTCGGTCAGTTTTTGACGGCATCCTCCGGCGTCGGCGGCACATCCGGCGCGCGGTCCAGAAGCTTCGTCAGGTCGCCGCGCTTCGCCGTACCGGCACGCGCTTTCAAGAAATCGTCAGCCGTCTCTATGGCTCCGATCTTCTGCGCCACGGCTGAGATGATCCATTGATTGAGCGATACACCATCCTCCTGTGCAAGACGTGCCGCCGTTTCCTTTAGTGACTGCGGCAGTTGCAGTGGATATTTGTAACGTTGGGCCTGTGTCATGTGTTCAGTCTCCTAACGATCTCTCCCGGTGTTGCGACGGTCACGCCCAGCTTGAGGGCGGGGCGGAAATCCTTGACGTTATGTGTTACGACGGCCTCGGCCTCTCCGTTCAGGGCCGCCTCAAGCACCATCTCGTCTGCGGCGTCGGACAGCATGGGCCGCGTTCGGAACGAAATATCAACGCCCACGGACACGGCGGCCAGCGCGCTCATGACCGCCGCAACATCCTCCAGGCTGTGGCCTGTCGCCTTCCGGATTTCCTCCCGGCTCAGCACCGCCTCATATTCCAGAAACAGGGCCGTCGAACAAAGAGGCGTCAGGATGCCCCGGTCGACGAACCGCAAAAGCTGGTTGCTCGCTCCATTGCGACTGCGAAAGGCCGCCACGATCACATTGGTGTCCAGAACCAGTCTCATAGAGGATAATTTATAGACATCCCATAAGATGTCAACATTGTACTTACCGCACCCAGTCATGCGAGATGTCCCGTAGCGATACGGGTCATAGCATCATCCGTCATTGTCACCTGCTTCGGGGGGCGCATTGTCATTGGCGGCATGGACGGCTTTCTCATGGTCCTCGCGTGCCATCCGTCTGCCGATCAGCCGGGCAATGGACAACACCACCGTATTCAGCCGCCCGGATATATCGCTTTCGCTCACGGTTTCCTGTCCGCGCGGAGTACGATTGTCATTGGCGGGTTTCTCTCCGCCCAAGCGCTTTCCATCACCGACCATCACCGGCCTCTTCCTCCGGTCGCCACCTGGCAGGATCGGCAACCCAGCGGTCGATATCGGATTCCCGCCATCCCGCGCCATTGGTGCTGATCTTGAGTTGGGCTGGAAAGGTGCCCTCGGCGATCTTGCGATAGATGGTGGACCGGGACAGGCCCGTCCGGTCGCGGACAGTGTCAAATCGGATGATGCGGTCTGGTTGACGCATGGCTGCCTTGCCTCCTTCTGGCTGTTTCTGACGATTGCAGAGACCAGACAGGAGAATGAATTACCGTTGCGCAACAGATATTTAGGCGCGGTAGGGCTATAGCGTACAATCGGCGGAAAATAGGATGGTTCTACATGCCGATGTCCAGCCCCCGGCCTCTGCCCAAGCCTAGACCGAGGGCAATGTCACGCCCGACGCCCATCCCTGAGTCGAATGAGATGCCGAGTTCACGCTTGCGGCTGGCAAGCAGGGATTCGAGTTGGGGGTCGCGTTGCAGGCCATCAACCATATTGCCCAGTTCAGCCCGTGCCGCCCTGTGGCCAGAATAATTCCCCGCCGCATAGTGTTGCTCGCTGGTCTGCTTGAGGTCCCGGAACCGCTCCACGAAACGATCGGCGCGCAGTTCGGGGTTCTGCCGCATCTCGGTTTCCTGTTGCAGGGCATGCCGTGCAGGCATAGCCCGCTCTGCATTGCCGGAGGCGACATCGGCAGCAAAGTCGGGGTTTCTCTTGTAGACAGCTTCCGCATCATGGGAACCGTGCGGGCGAAGTTCATCGAACCCGGCACGGGCCTCGTGCAACTCCTGCACCTGCTCGGGTGTGGCGGCGATATCCCGCTCTTGCGCCCTGAAGATCGCATCGACGGCACGGGCATGACGAACAAATGCCCGCCCACGGGCACGGCGCAACGCCTTCTCCGCGTCCTGCTCAGCTGACGTGGCTTCGCGGCCCGCGTCCTTCCCGACAGCCTCCCTTTCCGGCCCGGCTCCGGCCCTGGAGCCCGGCACGCCATCGCCGGGGGACCGCAAACCATCGATGATGTTCTCGATGCTGTCGCGGACATTCTCCGGTACGATTCTGCGCATGATCTGGGCGACACGGGCGCGGAAACTGATGCCGCGCCGCTCGGCATAGTCCTGCGCCGGGTCGATCTGCTGTTCGTAGTCGGTCGCCATGTCCTTGGCGCGGTCGCGCGACAGGGTGTCGATGAGCTTGTCCTGACTCGAAAAATCGTCGCTGCCGTAATGCAGGTCCATGCCGTCACGGTGGCGCGACAGGGCGACATAGCTGCCGTGGGCGTCCATGCCCGGCGTTGCCAGCACATGCGTCCGGTCCACCGTCATGCCTTGGGCCTTGTGGATGGTCGCGGCATAACCGTGGTCGATGCGGTCGTAGTCTTTCAGGTCAAACGAGATGTCGCGCCCGTCATCGGTGCGCACCGTCATGCTCTGCGCACTGACTACCTCGATGGTGCCGAGCGTTCCGTTCTTCACGCCAAGCCCGCGCTCGTTTTGCAGGAACATCACGCGATCCCCGGCGGCAAAGCTGCGTTCGCCGCGCTCGACTGTCACGCGCACATCCTCTCCAAGATCGCCAGCCGCCCGCATCCGGTCGCGCGCTGCCTCGTTGAGTTCGCGCACCTCGGCATTGGTATGGGTGAGGATGATGCGGCTGCTGTCCGGTGCCGCCTGCCGGTCACGGTCCCATCTGTCGATCAGATCGTCACGCGCCTGCTCGCGGGTCTGTGCTTCATGCACCATGTCGTGCGCGTCATAGGCGTGGATCGCATCTCGCGTCCTGCCGGTCGCAAGATCGCGCGTTGCATCCCGCTGCCAGTCCTCGCGCTGGCGGCGAACCTCGCCGATCTCCGCGCCGCCATGACGCTCATGGATCGAGCGGAAAGCCGCGCCCGCCTCAATGGATTGTAATTGCTGCGGATCGCCGACCAGCACGACCTTTGCGCCCGCTTCTTGCGCATGGGAGAGCACGCGCTCCATCTGCCGCGTGCCGACCATGCCCGCCTCGTCGATGACAAGAACGTCGCGGCTGGTCAGCATCTCGCGGCCTTGTTTCCAGCCATGTTCCATGCTGGCGATGGTGCGCGATGCAATACCCGATCCGCTTTCCAGATTTTCCGCCGCGATGCCGGACAGGGCAACGCCGCGAACCTCGTAGCCCGCTGCCTCCCATGCCTCGCGCGCGACGCCTAGCATGGCGCTCTTTCCGGTCCCGGCATAGCCGACGACAATGCCAAGGTTGCGCCCGTCCGTGACATGCGCCAGCGCCTCGGCCTGCTCGCTGGACAGGACAAAGCCGCGCTGTTCTGCGCGGGCAAGTGCTGCCTCTCTATCGGCTTCGTTCACCTCATGGCGCTCGCGCTCCGCCATCAATTCCGCAGCGCGGTGCAGGCGCTGTTCGGCCTCGATCATGTCGCGGGTGGTGAACCGATCCTCGCCGCGTCCGTCCTGCCCAAGCTCGACCAGATCGGGCGCACCGCGCATCGCGCCCATGACCTCGTTGAACTGCTCGATGCCGTCACTGTGCCGGTGCGCGAACATCGCCATGTCCCGGCGCGTGAAGGTCGATTGCTGATGCGTGATCGCGTCCAGCGCTACCGATGGATCGGCGATGATGCGCGCGCCATTGTTGCGGGCGATCTCGCGG
This portion of the Chelatococcus sp. YT9 genome encodes:
- a CDS encoding recombinase family protein, whose product is MTRAVLYARYSSDNQREASIEDQLRLCRERAEREGWQIVENYTDAAVSGASMILRPGIKTLLVDAQDARFDVVLAEALDRLSRDQEDIAALFKRLRFAGVRIVTLSEGTVDELHVGLKGTMNALFLRDLAAKIRRGQSGRVINGYSAGGLSYGYRVVKKLDERGEPIRGLRQVDEEQADVILRIFQEFASGRSARTIAAGLNRDGIPSPFGREWGASTINGNLKRRSGILYNEAYIGLLVFNRIQMVKDPQTGKRVSRPNPPEQWQVVEASHLRIVSDELWNAAQARKKLYGGTRLHKRRRPKHMFSGLVRCGCCGATYTIKSQDQLACTAHRERGTCTNNRTVRVPDLERRVLEGIKQRLLAPDAIAEFLVEYHAERKRLNTRMRHDRQQIGKRLANLERQIANIIDAIADGVATTGMKSRLIEMEAEKERLASDLAAILDASDVVELHPASIEVYRRRIAELQEALHSNEDDRREAVNAIRSLVTSIEVMPREGRGKFDLTVNGALAELLNLPRRKPGELPNTAMVVAEEGLEPPTRGL
- a CDS encoding toxin-antitoxin system HicB family antitoxin, which gives rise to MTQAQRYKYPLQLPQSLKETAARLAQEDGVSLNQWIISAVAQKIGAIETADDFLKARAGTAKRGDLTKLLDRAPDVPPTPEDAVKN
- a CDS encoding putative toxin-antitoxin system toxin component, PIN family — translated: MRLVLDTNVIVAAFRSRNGASNQLLRFVDRGILTPLCSTALFLEYEAVLSREEIRKATGHSLEDVAAVMSALAAVSVGVDISFRTRPMLSDAADEMVLEAALNGEAEAVVTHNVKDFRPALKLGVTVATPGEIVRRLNT
- a CDS encoding AlpA family phage regulatory protein, with the translated sequence MRQPDRIIRFDTVRDRTGLSRSTIYRKIAEGTFPAQLKISTNGAGWRESDIDRWVADPARWRPEEEAGDGR
- the traA gene encoding Ti-type conjugative transfer relaxase TraA, with amino-acid sequence MAIYHLHVKVIGRKAGSSAVASAAYRSASRLRDERIDRVQDFSAKRGVVHSEVLLPENAPEAWSDRERLWNDVEAFEVRKDAQLAREVEFAIPREMTQAQGIELARDFAQAEFVDQGMIADLNVHWDFAEDGSPKPHAHVMLTMRSVDENGFGPKVRDWNRTEMVERWRERWAEHVNERLAELDIDARIDHRSLEAQGIGLEPQSQIGAPAQRIEGEGIEAADRADMHREIARNNGARIIADPSVALDAITHQQSTFTRRDMAMFAHRHSDGIEQFNEVMGAMRGAPDLVELGQDGRGEDRFTTRDMIEAEQRLHRAAELMAERERHEVNEADREAALARAEQRGFVLSSEQAEALAHVTDGRNLGIVVGYAGTGKSAMLGVAREAWEAAGYEVRGVALSGIAAENLESGSGIASRTIASMEHGWKQGREMLTSRDVLVIDEAGMVGTRQMERVLSHAQEAGAKVVLVGDPQQLQSIEAGAAFRSIHERHGGAEIGEVRRQREDWQRDATRDLATGRTRDAIHAYDAHDMVHEAQTREQARDDLIDRWDRDRQAAPDSSRIILTHTNAEVRELNEAARDRMRAAGDLGEDVRVTVERGERSFAAGDRVMFLQNERGLGVKNGTLGTIEVVSAQSMTVRTDDGRDISFDLKDYDRIDHGYAATIHKAQGMTVDRTHVLATPGMDAHGSYVALSRHRDGMDLHYGSDDFSSQDKLIDTLSRDRAKDMATDYEQQIDPAQDYAERRGISFRARVAQIMRRIVPENVRDSIENIIDGLRSPGDGVPGSRAGAGPEREAVGKDAGREATSAEQDAEKALRRARGRAFVRHARAVDAIFRAQERDIAATPEQVQELHEARAGFDELRPHGSHDAEAVYKRNPDFAADVASGNAERAMPARHALQQETEMRQNPELRADRFVERFRDLKQTSEQHYAAGNYSGHRAARAELGNMVDGLQRDPQLESLLASRKRELGISFDSGMGVGRDIALGLGLGRGRGLDIGM